The Hyphomicrobium sp. 99 genome contains the following window.
AAGCGCGCCGAGCTTGTCACTGACGTCGCCGCCAACAAGAAGAAGGCGCTCGAAGCCGGCGGCCTCTATGTGCTTGCGACCGAACGCCATGAAAGCAGGCGCATCGACAATCAGCTGCGCGGCCGTTCCGGCCGTCAGGGCGACCCGGGACGCTCCAAGTTCTATCTGGCGCTCGATGACGACCTGATGCGCATCTTCGGTTCCGAGCGCATGGACAAGGTGCTGCAGACGCTCGGCCTCAAGGAAGGCGAAGCGATCACGCACCCGTGGATGAACAAGTCGCTGGAGACCGCACAGAAGAAGGTCGAGCAGCGCAACTTCGATATCCGCAAGCAGATCCTGAAATACGACGACGTGATGAATGACCAGCGCAAGGTCATCTTCGAGCAGCGGCTCGACATCATGGGCCAGGAAGACGTGTCCGAAACGGTCGTCGAGCTTCGCAACGAACTCATCGACGAGTACGTGACGCGCTTCATTCCGCCGGCGGCCTATGCCGAGCAGTGGGACACGAAGGGTCTTGCCGGCGAGATCAGCAATGTCTTCGCGCTCGAACTTCCGATTGACGCCTGGGCAGCCGAAGAAGGCATCGCCGACGAAGAGATCAGGGACCGTATCAAGACGGCTGTCGACGCCAAGGCCGAAGCCAAGTCGAACGAGCTTGGCACGGAGCTCTATCGCCAGATCGAGAAGATGGTTCTGCTCCAGACGCTCGATCACCTCTGGCGCGAGCATCTCGTAACGCTCGAACATTTGCGTCAGGTCATCGGCTTCCGCGCCTACGGCCAGCGCGATCCGCTGAATGAATATAAATCCGAAGCGTTCATCCTCTTCGAGAACATGCTCGGACGCCTGCGCGAGAACGTGACAGGCCAGCTGATGCACGTCGAACTGGCCCCGCCCGAGGATCAGCCCGCGCTTCAGCCCGTCGATCTGCCGCCGATGGAAGCCCATCACGTCGACGCGACGACGGGCTTCGACGAGTTCGAGCGTGATCCCGAGCTGGCGATGGCGGACGCTGCGATTGCAGGGGCTCGTGCACGCCGCGTGGCGGGCCCCGAGCCCGAAAGGCGCGCACCGCTTCAGAGCCGCAAGAACGACGGTGGGATCGATCCGAAAGATCCCGCAACCTGGGGCCGCGTATCGCGCAACGCGCTTTGCCCGTGCGGCTCAGGCAAGAAATACAAGCACTGCCACGGCAAGATGGATTGACCGCGGAAACAGCAATGCAGCAATTGAGGCGCCGAAAGGCGCCTTACTTGTTTGTGTCTTGTGGCTGAGTTGAGTTCGACGCTGGGCCAATGATCGGCGCCTCTAAAGCAAAGCGCCGATCCCAAATCTTCTCATGCCGTTTCGGAGAGTTAGTGTCCGCCGGACTTCTTCGCGTCCGTCGCCGGTTCATCGTGTCCTCCACTGGCGATCCGGTCGGAGAGCGCCAGAAGCACGCTCGATACGACGAACACGACGTGGATGATGACGAGCCACATCAGCTCTTTCTCGCGCTCCGGCGTCACAGTGCCGAGCGACATGAACTGACGCAGAAGCTGCACGGCGGAAATCGCGACGATCGACGAAAGCATCTTGAGCTTCAGTGCCGAGAAGTCGATCGTTCCCATCCACGCCGGACGATCGTCATCGGGCGAATGGTCCATCTTCGAAACGAAGTTTTCGTAGCCGGAGAAGATGACGATGATGAGCAGCGATCCCGTGAGCGTCAAATCGACGAGCGTCAGCAGGCCTAGGATCACGTCGGATTCAGTCGACGTAAACGCACCGACCGCGAGGTGCGACAGCTCCATCATGAACTTGATCAAGAGAATGATGAGCGACAGCGCTAGGCCAAAATAGAACGGCGCGAGAAGCCAGCGCGAGGCGAACAGCCAGTTTTCAGCCCCGATCTCGATGCGCTTAATGAAAGTTTTCTCGGCCATTTGATCCTCAATCCGTGATTTCGCGTTTTTATCGCAACCGTGACGGCGCGAGGCAAGCACAACGCTGTCGCCCCAGAACTGCTGAGCTACGTAGGATGGCGAGATGAAATTTTTAAGCGGTCGAGGAGGTTAGCGAATGAGGCGCCACGAAAACATCGGCGGCGGCGGATCGCTTTCGAGGCTCGTCTGAATCTGCGGTATTGGCGCCGTTTTCGATGAAGCCGTTTGCGTCGCAGACTTGGGTGAGAAAGGCGAAGGCGGGGGAACATTGGCGAGCCATTGCTCTTGCTCGCGGATCGACGCGATCGTCGGCCCGCAGGCGTCGATCTGGCCGGGGAGTTCTCGCGCTCGCGCTTCTTGGAAAATGTAGCGGCCGGTGCAAGCCCCAATCACCGGAGGTCGCTTCGTCCGCTCGAAAAGGTCATACCCTTCCTTGAGATTGTTCCAGAACGGCGCCCACGGCGACGCACTCTGCGCCACCATATTTTCGTCCGTCATGCGGAACGGCAGAATGTGCACCGGCACTCTCTGCTCTCCCGCATCGATCGCGGCGATCGTCAGCTGATGGATCTCTTCGGAAACCGGATTCGTCATCGCGAAGCAACCGACTGACGAACATCCGCCATGGATGAGGATGTCGGAACCCGTCCGCGCCTGTGACTGGTCGAGGATGTTCGGATAGCCGATGTCGAGTGAAACGGGCCATCGGCCGGCATGGCGGGCCTGCGCACGCGTCACCGTGTAGTAGCCTTCCGGGGCTTGCCGGTCACCGTCGCGAAGTTTCGGCCCGAGTGTGCCCGACCAGTGGCAGATCGGATAGGTCGCGAAGAGGATGAAACCGTCATCCTTCTGCTTCCAGATCTCGAGTTCGGATTCGGCCTTGAAGATGCGGATGAGGATGGGCGACGCCAGCGTCACGCCCTTCTCCCGCAAGCGCTGCTGTAGCACCGCCACATCGGGCGTTCCGGGAAGCGGAAGCGCGCCGGTCGCAGCAGCACGCTGACGTTCGACGCGATCGGCGGCAACGTCTTTGAGTTCGATCGTCAGCGCGTTCGCTCGGTCAGTTGCGACGTGACTGATCACGACGAGACTGAGGATCATCGCCCCGACGAGCTTCAGACGCGTTGAACCGTACGACACCATGGACCTGCGACCGGTACCTATCTTTCGCGACCCGAACATTATCGCTCTGATACCCGATTCGAAGTGACTTTTCGCCAACACTTAGGGCCAGAAGCGCTTCTGTATACGGTTAACTTTTGGCGCC
Protein-coding sequences here:
- a CDS encoding TIGR00645 family protein produces the protein MAEKTFIKRIEIGAENWLFASRWLLAPFYFGLALSLIILLIKFMMELSHLAVGAFTSTESDVILGLLTLVDLTLTGSLLIIVIFSGYENFVSKMDHSPDDDRPAWMGTIDFSALKLKMLSSIVAISAVQLLRQFMSLGTVTPEREKELMWLVIIHVVFVVSSVLLALSDRIASGGHDEPATDAKKSGGH
- a CDS encoding murein L,D-transpeptidase family protein, with product MVSYGSTRLKLVGAMILSLVVISHVATDRANALTIELKDVAADRVERQRAAATGALPLPGTPDVAVLQQRLREKGVTLASPILIRIFKAESELEIWKQKDDGFILFATYPICHWSGTLGPKLRDGDRQAPEGYYTVTRAQARHAGRWPVSLDIGYPNILDQSQARTGSDILIHGGCSSVGCFAMTNPVSEEIHQLTIAAIDAGEQRVPVHILPFRMTDENMVAQSASPWAPFWNNLKEGYDLFERTKRPPVIGACTGRYIFQEARARELPGQIDACGPTIASIREQEQWLANVPPPSPFSPKSATQTASSKTAPIPQIQTSLESDPPPPMFSWRLIR